The Salvelinus alpinus chromosome 25, SLU_Salpinus.1, whole genome shotgun sequence genomic sequence tagttagtaaaccaggccaaagacccctcagagacagcAATAATCCTTAGCCGGCACACTAGACCACATTGGGGGAGAGTTTTgtgcatgtctttgtgtgtggagtacaggtggtctagactttttttccctctggttgcaaatgtgacatgctggtagaaatggggtaaaacggatttaagtttgcctgcattaaagtccccgggccACTAGGtgtgccgcttctggatgagcatttttttgtttgcttatggccttatacagcttgttgagtgcagtCTTTATGCCAGCGTCAGTgtctggtggtaaatagatgtctacaaaaaatatagataaaactctcttggtagatagtgtggtctacagcttatcatgaggtactctacctcaggcgagcaataccttgagactaccttaatattagacatcgcgcaccagctgttattgacaaatagacacacacccccacccctcgtcttatcagatgtagctgttctgtcctgccaatgcacggaaaacccagccaactgtatgttATCCGCGTCGTCGTTCAGTCACGACAGCCACGACTatcacagtttttaatgtcctgttggtaggatagtctcgaatggagctcatccagtttattctccagtgattgcaatTTGACCAGTAGaatggatggtagaggcgggCTACCCACTCACCGgtgaattctcacaaggcaccgtGATCTGCGCCCCCTGTATTTTCTTATTTTCTTCATGCAAATTATAGGGATTTAGggtttgtctgggagcaacattatatcctttgcgtcagatttattaaagaaagaatctttgtccagttcgaggtgagtaattgctgttctcatatccagaagctattttcggtcataagagatggaggcatcaacattatgtacaaaataagttacaaacaatgcgaaaaaactcaCAAAATAGCACTATTGGCTAGGACCctgtaaaatggcagccatccccTACGGCGCCATTCTAGTAATGATGCGACTGTCGTGATCAATCGGCCCATGAGAACCCCCTGCAACAGCAGTTGAGGGTTCCTCCCAGGAGTCAACGCCATTAGGAACGACAGGGATACCTTGAGCAACCAATGGCGAAATGCGTCCAGATCCGTAGCAATCACCCAGCGCTGAAACAGACACCCCAACAGAAGTCCCAGAGGCACCACAGCTATCATGGAGACCATCAGACCAAAGATCACCGGcacaagcaaaaaggcactgagtgcCGCAGTTGAAACCGTGCCAGACAGAGCCTAAATGTTGCGACCCTACTCTGTTGGGAAAAAAAACAGAACCGAGTCCAGAATGAGACCCTGAAACGGAATGCGCTGAGCCGGAGACAAACACATTTTCTTGTGATTCACTCTGAACCCCCCAGAGACCGAATAAGAAACCCGTGTGGCAGTGTGGAGCTCCACCTGTTCCCtctgcctcatgatgtcatctattctgtgaagtgcaccagtccctcctgcagcaaagcacccccacaacatgatgctgcaaccccagtgcttcacagttgggatggtgttcttcggcttgcaagcctccccctttttcctccaaacataacgatggtcattatggccaaacagttcaaaaaaaaattcatcagaccaggggacatttctccaaaaagtacgatctttgtccccatgtgcagttgcaaaccgtagtctggcttttttatggcggttttggagcagtggcttctttcttgctgagtggcctttcaggttatgtcgatataggactcattttactgtggatatagatcattttgtacctgtttcctccagtatcttcacagggtcctttgctgttgttctgggattgatttgcacgtttcgcaccaaagtacattaatctctaggagacagaacccatctccttcctgagcggtatgacggctgtgtggtcccatggtgtttatacttgtgtactattgtttgtacagatgaacatggtaccttcaggtatttggaaattgctcccaaggatgaaccagacttgtggaggtctacaatagtttttctgaggtcttggctgatttcttttgattttcccatgatgtcaagcaaagaggcactgagtttgaaggtaggccttgaaatacatccacaggtacacctccaattgactcaaattatgtcaattagcctatcagaaaaaaaagcacagtcaacttagtgtatgttaacttctgacccactttaattgtgatacagtgaattataagtgaaataatttgtctgcaaacaattgttggaaaaattacttgtgtcatgcacaaagtagatgccctaaccaacttgccaaaactatagtttgttaacaagaaatgtgtggagtggttgaaaaacgagttttaatgactccaacctaagtgtatgtaaacttccgacttcaactgtactcacTTAAAGCTGTGACTCCTCTCTGTAACTAGAACAACAGTATTTGCTTTTAAAACTGTATTTTTCCCTCAATAGCATTTTGTGCAATGGTCATGCTTGTGCTTCTCAGaatgcatctctccctcctccttgcgcacagtggggagagggagagagtgtcagTAGCCTAGCAAAACAGGGACAGGCAGATAATTTCATGGCAGGAATCAACATAATGCATAGGCTGTTACAGTTGACCAAATAATGATTTTAGAACAATCTCCAGGAACATTGTGTACCAAATCACTGGAAATTACCGACATAAGCAAAATGCTTCGGTTAGAGGAAGGCAATGTTGGAGTCAGTAATTTTCGGTTTTATCATCCCAGCTCTAAATTGTAGTATGCCCCAAAATATCTTGAAACGTTCATAGTAATGTAGAATACACATCCACATGAGCCAGATATATACACGTGTTAAATTATCACCAAATTGTGGTAAGAATGTGCCCAAAAAGCTGTCAGTTTTTCTGATTTCTAAAGATGTATGATCAATAATTGCAATATTAATCTTCAAACATGTCAAATGGACAGATGAATAGTCATGGATGTGAGCTGATTAAAATTATATACAATGTTATCCTAATAGCTGTTTTCATTATGAGGACTATAAAGTTGCCCGTAGCCTACATTCCATTACAATGTGAAATTGTCCAATAAGACCCCATTGAGTTGTTTGGTGGCCATATTGGAAAAAGTATTCTGTGGGGTTAATGCGTGAATTCTGTTATGGCCCTGTATCTACAAATCTTTGTTAAACCCTGTTCTAGCTGTGTGAGTGCAAATTGGTGCCTCTATCACCAAAGTTACAATCCAAAAACATAGCTGCCCCATTACATGGAATTCTAAGGCTAAGCTTCCAACATTCTAATGTCAAGGCACAAAATTTGTGGCTGGTGCTTTCAAAGTTGGTTATATTAAATATCATTTGAAAGCTAATTTAATGACCTTTTAGAACCACTTGTCAAACAAAGTTGAAAATGTATCAGGGTGTCCGTTTTAAAGCAATTGACATAGATTATTCTGATATGTAGCCTACCCTAGAGGTCAAAGTTCTGTTGACCTGAACATTCTGAAAATGTGTCTAATGGATAGCTGTGAATCTAAGCTTTCCAATGATATATGATTAAAGGGTATAAGTAAGCAATAACTTGTTGTATACTGACATTGTTTGTCATATAACATTttatggatggagggatgaaagaagAGTTATACACAGAAAGTTACTATTGCTGCACTGCTATCACACATTTTCCAACTCTAGGGAAATAAACATTTAAATAAGTTACCATGAGACATCGTCTACTCGAGTGAGCCCGACTGACCCCTCTGGCTCATGAACTATGGTCATGTTAACTTCTGTAGCACAGCTAGAACAATCAGCCAGATGTTTCACAGGATGTATAAATCTGAAGCATCCTCTTGGCGTTTctactcactaccaaatatggtgatgagaggaagcccaacATTTGCACTCAATACATTttcctgttcccaaaactagaatctattaggaacaggacagagtggacaaagttttgtagactttaccccttgccaaagatttttttttaaatgcgttGTTTAAAAGGAGTACAAGGGCGACTTGAGTTATTGcacgcacttcacagagtaggcgttccctaacggacaTGTGCAAATGTAATTAGAActcgccaataggatctcgctagctcgtgcacGGCTCTGCCATCTCTTTGCTTGTTCTGCGgctatgattaatttgctcctCTTGGAAGctacaggctgtggtctatcttggatTAGTTTAAAAAATCTTTGTCTGCGGAGAGGACGTGCAGCGATCAAGCGGCTTCGAGGGCTACATGCGCCTGGTGGAATCCTCAATGGCGGCATCACACTTGCACAGAAATAAAcatgtattattttttaaatacattgcaGAGGCCAATTACCCCCAAAATACTTATAAATATCTGTATTTTATCATCCCTAACGAAAACGACAAATTGAAAGCGTGAACTATGCAGAAAGTTATTTCAATTAATGAAAGTCCTTGCCTCCGCCCCTCTAGTGCTACAACACATCCAGCACGTTCCGTATTTATATGCAGGTGCCTCTCATTCTCTGCTTCTTTACACTTTGCTGCAGAACAGAACTCTTCTTGTGAAATTGCGTTTCTTAAGAATATATTGTAGTCGTTTCTGCAGAGCGAGAAGGGCTGAATTATTGAAACATATGTATCAGTGAGCCTAACGTACTGACACTATCGTGGCAGTTTCAGTAACATAACTTTAGAAGCTTAGTTAAATTCTTCATAAATCGCGAAAATGCCTCTTCTGCAACACGCATTGGACACAGACTTGGAGCGATTAGCCCTGGACCTGATTGTCCCGTCCCTACTTGACCAAGGATTCTTTTACGTGGATAACTTTCTAGGAGAATTGGTTGGACACTTTGTTTTGGACCAAGTGAAAGAGCTGCACAGCTCGGGAGTTCTGCAGGACGGACAGCTGGCTGGTCCTGACCGGAGTTGTGGGATTTCCAAAAGGACCATTCGGGGTGACAAGATAGCCTGGGTCAGTGGAGTTGAAAGGGGGTGCGAGGCTATTAACATCCTCCTTACATTAATCGATAAGTTGGTTTCTCATTGCATCGGCCGACTTGGGAAAAGTATTATTCGAgaaagatcaaaggtaagttGTGCGACAACTGTGCATAAATTGCGTGTATTTCCTTGGTTTGAGGTGGGAAAAAATTGTGATCACTTTGTCCTTTTATTCTATTTGATTATGTTAATATAGTGTGAATGTTGCTATGAATGTTGAACGATAtttaagggataatcaacgaggggctatgcaTTAAATGGAAAATAATGCACACTGTGGAAGGTGTGTCCCACGACGAGTAGCGCTAACCTTCGACCGAGTTGCTTTGTTTAACAGAACGCATGGAGCACCGAGAGACTCGCTTATACCACGGCTATGATTGAACACGTTTGCTGCTAGAAATGTGTTTAACACCAACTGAAGTAGCTAGTTAGCAAGTTTACTACATGGCTACAGTAACGTTAGTTGCCTTGGACGTAACCATTCACCAGACTTGTTAGCTAAGAAACCATCCTCCGCTTGTTGttattatgaaaatcgaattcaacaaccccaataatgttttcaatttgacttaagctttcaaaagcagctcaaacatagaacgTGTAAGAATGAACTTCATAACCATTGAATATTACCATgcattatagggaaataatgcacgctctagaattctgttcaagccaatcagaaactggTATTCAAAAATGCCATGGTACAATTAAGCATTAAGGCACAAGAGGCAGTGCAATCGCAGGTAAATGGCGTTGTGTGGCCCGAGGCGATGGGCCAGTCAACCcatttacctgtgactgtattcatgatacagaACTACCTTGTCTTGCTGCTTT encodes the following:
- the LOC139553308 gene encoding prolyl hydroxylase EGLN3-like isoform X1, translated to MPLLQHALDTDLERLALDLIVPSLLDQGFFYVDNFLGELVGHFVLDQVKELHSSGVLQDGQLAGPDRSCGISKRTIRGDKIAWVSGVERGCEAINILLTLIDKLVSHCIGRLGKSIIRERSKAMVACYPGNGTGYVKHVDNPNADGRCVTCIYYLNKNWNAEEHGGILRIFPEGKSYVADVEPLFDRLLFFWSDRRNPHEVLPSYATRYAITVWYFDSEERAEAKRRFRDLTASTQDQDRRTL